The following coding sequences lie in one Deinococcus sp. YIM 134068 genomic window:
- a CDS encoding SDR family oxidoreductase yields the protein MGMLAGKVAFITGGASGIGAGTARRFAGEGARVMLADVQPEEGGRVRDEIVAAGGEAAYVDCDVSDPEAVRAAIEATALRFGQLDIVFANAGINGVWTPIEELRPEEWDRTLDINLRGTYLTVHYAVPHLKRAGGGSILITSSVNGTRSFSTPGASAYSTSKAGQVAFMKMIALELGRHGIRCNAVCPGAIETHIGERTEQRHTERIGIEVELPQGSPALNEGLGEPVDVADTCLFLASDLGRHVSGVEIYVDGGASLLR from the coding sequence ATGGGGATGTTAGCGGGCAAGGTGGCGTTCATCACCGGGGGCGCGAGCGGGATCGGGGCGGGGACGGCGCGGCGTTTCGCGGGCGAGGGCGCGCGGGTGATGCTCGCGGACGTGCAGCCCGAGGAGGGGGGGCGCGTGCGGGACGAGATCGTGGCGGCGGGCGGCGAGGCGGCCTACGTGGACTGCGACGTGAGCGACCCGGAGGCGGTGCGCGCGGCCATCGAGGCGACCGCCCTGCGGTTCGGGCAGCTCGACATCGTGTTCGCCAACGCGGGCATCAACGGCGTGTGGACGCCCATCGAGGAGCTGCGGCCCGAGGAGTGGGACCGCACGCTGGACATCAACCTGCGGGGCACCTACCTGACCGTCCATTACGCGGTGCCGCACCTCAAGCGCGCGGGCGGCGGGAGCATCCTCATCACGAGCAGCGTGAACGGCACCCGGAGCTTTTCCACCCCCGGCGCGAGCGCGTACAGCACCTCGAAGGCCGGACAGGTCGCCTTCATGAAGATGATCGCGCTGGAGCTGGGTCGCCACGGCATCCGCTGCAACGCGGTGTGTCCGGGGGCCATCGAGACGCACATCGGCGAGCGCACCGAGCAGCGCCACACCGAACGCATCGGCATCGAGGTCGAGTTGCCCCAGGGCAGCCCGGCGCTCAACGAGGGGCTGGGCGAGCCGGTGGACGTGGCCGACACCTGCCTCTTCCTCGCCTCCGACCTCGGGCGGCACGTGTCCGGCGTGGAAATCTACGTGGACGGCGGCGCGTCCCTGCTGCGCTGA
- a CDS encoding GGDEF domain-containing protein: MRALERVVGGILPVVGVTEVGRAALEWTTHPLEAWLNLLVGILFLLGTAGMALFPRSRLLVIRLAFLGLVGLTLAFEALGYRLLPPGTGAADAAYLLTGHHLYLSLVLTVCCWLLFPPPWAPRLALAVYVAGLVVQGWSGGAALLAGEATAGGVLSLLLHQALVGGCFYLLMQVLTLVYVRQARLEQERTRLDRFAHLDPLTNLLNRRAFDQALGTAAGRADAGPLSLITFDIDAFKNVNDTHGHPVGDRVLRDLADLARREARADDVLARWGGEEFAWLLPGVDLAAASRCAERLRAAVEAHDFGVGRVTLSLGVAAWQSGDTPDTLFQRADDLLYVAKRGGRNRVEVALAS, encoded by the coding sequence GTGCGAGCGCTCGAGCGGGTGGTCGGCGGCATTCTGCCCGTCGTCGGCGTGACCGAGGTGGGGCGCGCGGCGCTGGAGTGGACGACGCATCCGCTGGAGGCGTGGCTCAACCTGCTCGTCGGCATCCTGTTCCTCCTGGGTACCGCCGGAATGGCGCTGTTCCCGCGCTCGCGGCTGCTCGTCATCCGCTTGGCCTTCCTCGGGCTGGTGGGCCTCACCCTCGCGTTCGAGGCGTTGGGCTACCGGCTGCTGCCCCCCGGCACGGGCGCGGCGGACGCGGCCTACCTCCTGACGGGCCACCACCTCTACCTGTCGCTGGTATTGACGGTGTGCTGCTGGCTGCTGTTCCCGCCGCCGTGGGCACCCCGGCTGGCGCTGGCCGTGTACGTGGCGGGCCTCGTCGTCCAGGGCTGGAGCGGCGGCGCGGCCCTTCTCGCCGGGGAGGCCACCGCCGGCGGGGTGCTGAGCCTGCTGCTCCACCAGGCGCTCGTCGGGGGCTGCTTCTACCTGCTGATGCAGGTGCTGACCCTGGTGTACGTGCGGCAGGCGCGGCTGGAGCAGGAGCGCACCCGACTCGACCGCTTCGCCCACCTGGACCCCCTCACCAACCTGCTCAACCGCCGGGCCTTCGATCAGGCCCTGGGCACCGCCGCCGGGAGGGCCGACGCCGGGCCGCTGAGCCTGATCACCTTCGACATCGACGCCTTCAAGAACGTGAACGACACCCACGGCCACCCCGTCGGCGACCGCGTGCTGCGTGACCTCGCCGACCTCGCCCGGCGGGAGGCGCGGGCGGACGATGTGCTCGCGCGCTGGGGCGGGGAGGAGTTCGCCTGGCTGCTGCCCGGCGTGGACCTCGCCGCCGCCTCCCGCTGCGCGGAGAGGTTGCGCGCCGCCGTGGAGGCGCACGACTTCGGGGTGGGCCGGGTCACGCTCAGCCTCGGCGTGGCCGCCTGGCAGTCCGGCGACACCCCCGACACCCTCTTCCAGCGTGCCGACGACCTCCTCTACGTGGCCAAACGCGGCGGGCGCAACCGGGTGGAGGTGGCCCTCGCGTCCTGA
- a CDS encoding mechanosensitive ion channel family protein, which translates to MNLNIDAAWTRLQGMLQGLIAALPNVIIGLGVFVLFVFVAGLARRGVFALTGRAGHEGGTALVFSRLAGWVVLALGGLVAVTIIVPELNAASLFGALGVGGVAIGFAFKDIFQNLLAGLLLLLTRPFRIGDQIVSGPHEGTVEDIQVRATLIRTYDNRQVVIPNSELYTNRVVVNTAYEHRRLDVALTVGFGEDLARVKRVILDTLAGLEQVLDDPAPAVLVRAYGESGMELEVRFWIAPPIRREANIAQDEVLEAITPALRAAGITPALPARRVLLLAGGGEGDRSAGSDDENPVPAGRVGEKTSR; encoded by the coding sequence GTGAACCTGAACATTGACGCCGCCTGGACGCGGCTTCAGGGGATGCTCCAGGGGCTGATCGCCGCCCTGCCCAACGTCATCATCGGGCTGGGCGTCTTCGTGCTGTTCGTGTTCGTGGCGGGGCTGGCCCGCCGGGGGGTCTTCGCGCTCACCGGGCGGGCCGGGCACGAGGGGGGCACGGCGCTCGTGTTCTCGCGGCTCGCGGGGTGGGTGGTCCTCGCGCTCGGCGGACTGGTCGCGGTGACGATCATCGTGCCCGAACTCAACGCCGCCTCCCTCTTCGGGGCGCTGGGGGTGGGCGGGGTCGCCATCGGGTTCGCCTTCAAGGACATCTTCCAGAATCTGCTCGCGGGGCTGCTCCTCCTGCTCACCCGCCCCTTCCGCATCGGCGACCAGATCGTGAGCGGGCCGCACGAGGGCACGGTGGAGGACATCCAGGTACGCGCCACCCTCATCCGCACCTACGACAACCGCCAGGTCGTCATCCCCAACAGCGAGCTGTACACCAACCGGGTGGTCGTGAACACGGCCTACGAGCACCGTCGGCTCGACGTGGCCCTGACGGTCGGCTTCGGCGAGGACCTCGCGCGGGTCAAGCGGGTCATCCTGGACACGTTGGCGGGGCTGGAGCAGGTGCTGGACGACCCGGCCCCCGCCGTCCTCGTGCGGGCGTACGGCGAGTCCGGCATGGAGCTGGAGGTGCGCTTCTGGATCGCGCCGCCCATCCGCCGCGAGGCGAATATCGCGCAGGACGAGGTGCTGGAGGCCATCACCCCCGCGCTGCGGGCCGCCGGAATTACGCCCGCGCTGCCCGCCCGGCGCGTCCTCCTGCTCGCCGGGGGGGGTGAGGGGGACCGCAGCGCGGGGAGTGACGACGAGAACCCCGTGCCCGCCGGGCGGGTGGGGGAGAAAACGTCTCGATGA
- a CDS encoding MerR family transcriptional regulator translates to MNETPQVREPPTRRLTIGAFAREAHLTPKALRLYDALGLLSPALTDPASGYRLYAPEQLPRARLIALLRQLDMPLTRIAAVLDLPGPEAARAALAYWRGVERDAEAKRRLVHHLETFLSGKGDTMYDVQTREVPEQKVLTRQRHLLVGELPGFIDAACRDLYAAIAASGLRAGPRSFVIYHGRVDEENDGPVEVCVPFGGGPLDPQGDLRVRLEPAHREAFTRVTRAQCEFPGILEAYDAVLGHVRGQGWREAASPARCTSCRRVRWGRTTPSATSRSPSVRRQVRTVDPGRVGEGRGCLAVGGGLVDDGRERWVGSVSEDALLAQPLPLI, encoded by the coding sequence GTGAACGAGACGCCGCAGGTCCGGGAGCCGCCCACACGGCGACTCACCATCGGGGCGTTTGCCCGCGAGGCCCACCTGACCCCCAAAGCACTGCGATTGTACGACGCGCTGGGGCTGCTCTCGCCCGCCCTCACCGACCCGGCGAGCGGCTACCGCCTGTACGCGCCGGAGCAACTGCCGCGCGCCCGCCTCATCGCCCTGCTGCGGCAGCTCGATATGCCGCTGACGCGGATAGCGGCGGTGCTCGACCTGCCCGGCCCGGAGGCGGCGCGGGCGGCCTTGGCGTACTGGCGCGGGGTGGAACGGGACGCGGAGGCCAAGCGGCGGCTCGTTCACCACCTGGAGACATTCCTTTCCGGGAAGGGAGACACCATGTACGACGTTCAGACCCGCGAGGTCCCCGAGCAGAAGGTCCTCACCCGCCAGCGCCACCTCCTCGTCGGTGAGTTGCCGGGCTTCATCGACGCGGCCTGCCGCGACCTGTACGCGGCCATCGCCGCGTCCGGTCTGCGCGCGGGACCTCGTTCCTTCGTCATCTACCACGGGCGGGTGGACGAGGAGAACGACGGCCCGGTGGAGGTCTGCGTCCCCTTCGGGGGCGGCCCGCTCGACCCGCAGGGCGACCTGCGCGTCCGCCTCGAACCCGCCCACCGCGAGGCCTTCACCAGGGTCACGAGGGCGCAGTGCGAGTTCCCCGGCATCCTGGAGGCGTACGACGCCGTGTTGGGTCACGTCCGGGGGCAGGGATGGCGGGAAGCGGCCTCCCCCGCGAGGTGTACTTCGTGCCGGAGAGTGCGGTGGGGCCGGACGACCCCTTCTGCGACATCGCGTTCCCCTTCCGTGAGGAGGCAGGTTCGGACGGTTGATCCGGGGCGGGTGGGGGAGGGGAGAGGGTGCCTGGCCGTGGGCGGTGGGCTGGTGGATGACGGACGAGAGCGGTGGGTCGGTTCGGTTTCTGAAGACGCCCTGCTCGCTCAACCTCTTCCCTTGATATGA